One segment of Planctomycetaceae bacterium DNA contains the following:
- a CDS encoding cytochrome P460 family protein: MFVRVFLIFAAVVTSAQGHALFGQSIQYGTPIYSDSAIPSDGSIILYGDSGIPSGSTIIRSGDSGIPPGSTIIRSGDSAIPFRDSQIPGGDITIRRESPSGAPLQEAASRAEKRLPFDQFFWRYLSDSRYRLWAPPPGTNGDAYYGREPHGSLLKMYLNRKAVGRPDELPDGSILVMESFEADGETLRAVDVMYRSDGYNAGAGDWYWASYSPDGKAERMETDTGSEKLAGRVRTCIECHSRAQGGDLAFFNDRNDAGAESPALSER; encoded by the coding sequence ATGTTTGTTCGCGTATTTCTGATCTTCGCCGCTGTTGTAACTTCCGCGCAGGGTCACGCCCTGTTCGGACAGTCCATCCAGTACGGCACGCCAATCTACAGCGATTCCGCAATTCCGTCCGATGGATCAATCATTCTGTACGGCGACTCCGGAATTCCGTCGGGAAGCACAATCATTCGATCGGGTGATTCCGGAATTCCGCCGGGAAGCACGATCATCCGGTCCGGCGACTCCGCCATTCCGTTTCGCGATTCGCAGATCCCCGGCGGCGATATCACAATTCGCCGGGAATCACCCAGCGGGGCTCCACTCCAAGAGGCAGCTTCGCGCGCGGAAAAACGACTGCCGTTCGACCAGTTCTTCTGGCGGTATCTGTCGGACAGCCGCTACCGTCTGTGGGCACCGCCTCCGGGAACAAACGGTGACGCATACTACGGCCGCGAGCCCCACGGATCGCTGCTGAAGATGTATCTGAATCGCAAGGCTGTCGGCCGACCGGACGAACTGCCGGACGGTTCGATTCTGGTGATGGAAAGCTTCGAAGCTGACGGGGAGACGCTGCGGGCCGTTGACGTCATGTACCGATCTGACGGGTACAACGCGGGTGCCGGCGACTGGTACTGGGCCAGCTATTCTCCGGATGGCAAAGCCGAGCGAATGGAAACCGACACTGGTTCCGAAAAACTGGCCGGGCGCGTCAGGACCTGCATCGAATGTCACTCGCGCGCTCAGGGCGGTGACCTTGCATTCTTCAACGATAGAAACGATGCCGGCGCCGAATCACCGGCACTCAGCGAACGATAG
- a CDS encoding mercuric reductase, producing the protein MTASIVLQPLDVHNRRLQASVAPPDWKNPVPSGRYNLVVIGAGTAGLVTAAVAAGLGAKVALIERQLMGGDCLNVGCVPSKGIISAARVAAAVRDAGRFGVKVPDGINTDFPAVMERMRRLRAGISPHDSAQRFSSLGVDVYLGDGRFTSRNAVEVDGRTLTFRRAVICTGARAAELPIPGWDDVRPLTNESVFSLTELPRRLAVIGGGPIGCEMAQTFARFGSDVTQIERGPHILPREEADAARIVQQALCDDGVRILLNAETTRMQQRGNETSVCYRQDGREHQCVVDKVLIGIGRAPNVEGMGLEAAGVEFDIRAGVTVNDRLQTTNPAIFAAGDVCSQFKFTHAADFMARAVIGNALFFGRSKLSSLTIPWCTYTSPELAHVGLTSDQARQKGIDIDTFEVPLEKVDRAILDGETRGFARAHVRRGTDEIVGATIVAENAGDMIGELSLAMTLNARVPKWKTVLRLSKGVGLSAIGSAIHPYPTQAEAIRRLGDEYNRTRLTPLVKSLLGKWLSFTR; encoded by the coding sequence ATGACCGCATCCATCGTATTGCAGCCGCTTGATGTTCATAACCGCAGGCTGCAGGCCAGCGTCGCTCCGCCGGACTGGAAGAATCCGGTGCCTTCGGGCCGCTACAACCTTGTCGTGATTGGCGCGGGAACGGCAGGTCTGGTGACCGCTGCGGTTGCTGCCGGGCTGGGAGCGAAGGTCGCCCTGATTGAACGGCAGTTGATGGGAGGCGACTGCCTGAATGTCGGCTGCGTCCCGTCGAAGGGAATCATCAGCGCCGCGCGGGTGGCGGCGGCGGTTCGAGACGCCGGACGGTTCGGAGTGAAGGTTCCCGACGGCATAAACACCGACTTTCCCGCTGTGATGGAACGCATGAGAAGACTGCGGGCCGGAATCAGTCCGCACGATTCCGCGCAGCGGTTTTCGAGTCTGGGTGTTGACGTGTATCTCGGCGATGGCCGATTCACGTCGCGCAACGCGGTCGAAGTCGATGGCCGGACGCTGACGTTTCGGCGCGCGGTCATCTGCACGGGAGCCCGGGCCGCCGAACTGCCGATTCCCGGCTGGGACGACGTCCGGCCTTTGACCAACGAATCGGTGTTTTCCCTGACCGAACTGCCGCGTCGCCTGGCGGTGATCGGCGGTGGTCCGATCGGCTGCGAAATGGCGCAGACCTTCGCTCGATTTGGCAGCGACGTCACACAGATCGAGCGCGGGCCGCACATCCTGCCCAGAGAAGAAGCCGATGCAGCCCGGATTGTCCAGCAGGCTCTGTGCGACGACGGAGTTCGAATCCTGCTGAATGCGGAAACGACTCGCATGCAGCAGCGCGGGAACGAAACGAGCGTCTGCTACCGGCAGGACGGGCGCGAACACCAATGCGTCGTCGATAAGGTGCTGATCGGCATCGGCCGCGCTCCCAACGTCGAAGGCATGGGACTGGAAGCCGCCGGAGTCGAATTTGACATCCGCGCGGGTGTCACGGTGAACGATCGTCTGCAGACGACGAATCCAGCGATCTTCGCGGCCGGAGACGTGTGTTCGCAATTCAAGTTCACTCACGCGGCGGACTTCATGGCACGTGCGGTGATCGGCAATGCGTTGTTCTTCGGGCGGTCGAAGCTGAGTTCGCTGACGATTCCCTGGTGTACCTACACGTCCCCGGAACTCGCGCACGTTGGCCTGACGTCCGATCAGGCGCGGCAGAAAGGCATCGACATCGATACGTTTGAAGTGCCGCTGGAAAAAGTCGATCGAGCCATCCTGGACGGCGAAACTCGCGGCTTCGCGCGGGCTCACGTGCGCCGGGGAACTGACGAAATTGTCGGAGCCACCATCGTAGCGGAGAACGCGGGCGACATGATCGGCGAGTTGTCTCTGGCGATGACGCTGAACGCCCGCGTCCCGAAATGGAAGACGGTGCTGCGTCTGTCGAAAGGAGTCGGACTGTCCGCGATCGGCAGCGCGATTCACCCCTATCCGACTCAGGCCGAAGCGATCCGCAGGCTTGGCGACGAATACAATCGAACGCGGCTGACCCCGCTCGTCAAATCGCTGCTTGGCAAATGGCTGAGCTTCACGCGATAG
- a CDS encoding GNAT family N-acetyltransferase has translation MLTEQRQPPSPPPVLRDTVTITDRHAVRRIVDSTHFFRDDETAVAVELVDEYLAKGERSGYRFVFAEIDGTVVGYACFGPIACTIGSFDLYWIAVDPKHQGCGLGRILMAETERRIRDCGGRQIYIETSGRPDYLPTRVFYERCGYTVACVLPDFYEQGDDKVVWNKVCRAS, from the coding sequence ATGCTCACTGAACAACGGCAGCCGCCATCGCCGCCACCGGTGCTTCGCGATACCGTCACGATCACCGACCGCCACGCTGTGCGCAGAATCGTTGACAGCACACATTTCTTTCGCGACGACGAAACGGCCGTCGCCGTGGAACTTGTGGACGAGTATCTGGCGAAGGGAGAACGGTCGGGCTACCGCTTCGTCTTTGCGGAAATCGACGGCACAGTCGTCGGCTACGCCTGCTTCGGCCCCATCGCCTGCACGATCGGCAGCTTCGATCTGTACTGGATCGCCGTTGATCCGAAGCACCAGGGATGCGGTCTGGGACGAATTCTGATGGCCGAGACCGAGCGGCGGATTCGCGACTGCGGCGGCCGGCAGATCTACATCGAAACGTCCGGCCGACCGGATTACCTGCCGACGCGGGTCTTTTACGAACGCTGCGGCTACACGGTCGCGTGCGTGCTGCCGGATTTCTACGAACAGGGCGACGACAAAGTGGTGTGGAACAAAGTCTGCCGCGCTTCGTAG
- a CDS encoding histone deacetylase family protein: protein MFRIRRIHDDVLPVNKSALSEVRQIFVEQFPDASTSDIDPLAERLRNPFRKRFRTILLVAENSRNHVVGFAIVLHEPEIGFCYLDFLASGKDVPGRGIGAALYEYVRDEAAALGNHGLFFECLPDDPDRCADPAIRKLNAARLKFYEQYGARPIIGTSYERPVPGGDSDNLPHLVWDCLDREASLSRKFARLVVRAILERKYSDLCPPEYVRKVVNSFHDDPVRLREPRYFKSASDRRPAIAHGPELIAVTINDRHDIHHIRERGYVEAPVRINAIRSELEASGIIETIPVKEHSMQQILEVHDADFVEYLRAACHNAPEGKSIYPYVFPIRNATRPPCELTVRAGYYCIDTFTPINRNAFPAARRAVDCVLSAADALLDGRRIAYALVRPPGHHAERRSFGGFCYFSNSAIGANYLSQHGRVAIVDIDYHHGNGQQDIFYERSDVLTISIHGDPDFAYPYFTGFADERGSGAGEGFNLNIVLPEAQDGAQYIKALRQAIDAVRRFDPAFLVIALGLDPAKGDPTGTWSLSRSDFEANGRLLGELKLPTLVVQEGGYRTRTLGKNARGFFQGLVAGVHAH, encoded by the coding sequence ATGTTTCGCATCCGCCGAATTCACGATGACGTTCTGCCGGTCAACAAGTCGGCGCTGAGCGAAGTGCGGCAGATCTTTGTGGAACAGTTCCCGGACGCTTCGACAAGCGACATTGATCCGCTGGCGGAGCGGCTGCGCAATCCTTTTCGCAAGCGGTTTCGGACGATCCTGCTGGTCGCGGAAAACTCCCGCAACCACGTCGTCGGCTTTGCGATCGTGCTGCATGAACCGGAAATCGGATTCTGCTATCTCGACTTTCTGGCTTCGGGAAAAGACGTACCGGGGCGGGGCATCGGTGCGGCACTGTACGAATACGTCCGGGACGAAGCCGCAGCGCTGGGAAATCACGGACTGTTCTTCGAGTGCCTTCCCGACGATCCGGATCGCTGCGCCGACCCGGCAATCCGCAAACTGAACGCCGCTCGACTGAAGTTCTACGAACAATATGGCGCTCGGCCGATCATCGGAACGTCGTATGAACGGCCCGTTCCCGGCGGTGATTCGGACAATCTGCCGCACCTGGTCTGGGACTGCCTGGACCGCGAAGCATCGCTGTCACGGAAGTTCGCCAGGCTGGTCGTCAGAGCGATCCTGGAACGGAAATACAGCGATCTTTGTCCTCCCGAGTATGTTCGGAAGGTGGTAAATTCCTTCCACGACGATCCCGTGCGGCTGCGCGAGCCCCGGTATTTCAAGTCAGCCTCGGATCGCAGACCGGCGATCGCTCACGGTCCGGAACTGATCGCCGTGACAATCAACGACCGGCATGACATTCACCACATCCGGGAACGCGGGTATGTGGAGGCACCGGTTCGCATCAATGCCATCCGCAGCGAACTCGAGGCCAGCGGGATTATCGAAACAATTCCCGTGAAGGAACACTCGATGCAGCAGATTCTTGAAGTCCACGACGCGGATTTCGTGGAATATCTGCGAGCAGCCTGCCATAACGCTCCCGAAGGCAAGTCGATTTACCCGTACGTGTTTCCGATCCGCAATGCCACGCGGCCTCCGTGCGAACTGACTGTTCGCGCTGGCTACTATTGCATCGACACCTTCACACCGATCAATCGCAATGCTTTTCCGGCCGCCAGGCGAGCGGTCGACTGCGTTCTGTCTGCGGCCGACGCATTGCTGGACGGACGCCGGATCGCCTACGCACTGGTTCGGCCGCCGGGACATCACGCGGAACGGCGATCGTTCGGCGGATTCTGTTACTTCAGCAACTCAGCGATCGGAGCAAACTACCTGAGTCAGCACGGACGGGTGGCGATTGTTGACATCGACTACCACCACGGCAACGGCCAACAGGACATCTTTTACGAACGAAGTGATGTGTTGACGATCTCAATTCACGGCGATCCGGATTTCGCCTACCCATATTTCACGGGGTTTGCCGATGAGCGAGGCTCCGGAGCAGGCGAGGGATTCAATCTGAACATCGTACTGCCAGAAGCGCAGGACGGAGCGCAGTACATCAAAGCGCTGCGGCAGGCGATTGACGCAGTTCGACGATTCGACCCGGCGTTTCTGGTAATCGCACTGGGTCTGGATCCCGCGAAGGGCGACCCGACCGGGACGTGGTCGCTTTCCCGCAGCGACTTCGAAGCCAATGGACGTCTTCTGGGTGAACTGAAACTTCCGACACTGGTCGTTCAGGAAGGCGGATACCGAACTCGAACGCTGGGAAAGAACGCTCGCGGCTTCTTTCAGGGACTGGTTGCAGGTGTCCATGCTCACTGA